One window of the Equus caballus isolate H_3958 breed thoroughbred chromosome 2, TB-T2T, whole genome shotgun sequence genome contains the following:
- the LDLRAD2 gene encoding low-density lipoprotein receptor class A domain-containing protein 2, whose protein sequence is MAACLPLLPPRLLLLGAAALAACALETADLAERCGHTWRGDALLLRSHSASRNFYFVAPDTDCALWVRAAAPGDRIRFQFRFFLVYSLTPPSPAPPAPNASSPAPADPCAPGSYLQFYEGPPGAPRPLGAPLCGLTIPAPVASSGDYLGLRLVTRGRQPRVDFVGEATSFRLGSCGAYFRCGNGRCIPRSLVCDRWGLDNCGDGSDQAPWPPADCRGPSGAVRTNTSEPLTLSPTLGSAGHLRSAARRSPPAGRDPAQQDAAPGGPRLQGVALASSLLLASAGLFMGLLWCWGSLSWLAWRAGARGPCPSCTICYMCPGQVAPGGLQLGGPTFQGQAGHP, encoded by the exons ATGGCGGCCTGTCTCCCGCTGCTGCCCCCGAGGTTGCTGCTGCTGGGGGCAGCCGCCCTGGCTGCGTGTGCCCTGGAGACAG CCGACCTGGCGGAGCGCTGCGGGCACACGTGGCGCGGGGACGCGCTGCTGCTGCGCTCGCACTCCGCGTCGCGCAACTTCTACTTCGTGGCCCCGGACACCGACTGCGCGCTCTGGgtgcgggcggcggcccccggcgACAGGATCCGCTTCCAGTTCCGCTTCTTCCTGGTCTACAGCCTGACGCCCCCGTCTCCGGCGCCCCCCGCGCCCAACGCCTCCTCCCCGGCGCCGGCCGACCCCTGCGCCCCCGGCTCCTACCTGCAGTTCTACGAGGGCCCGCCGGGGGCGCCCCGGCCCCTGGGGGCCCCGCTCTGCGGCCTGACCATCCCCGCCCCGGTGGCGTCCTCGGGGGACTACCTGGGCCTGCGCCTGGTCACCAGAGGCCGCCAGCCCCGCGTGGACTTCGTGGGCGAAGCCACCTCTTTCCGGCT GGGATCCTGTGGTGCCTACTTCCGCTGTGGGAATGGCAGGTGCATCCCCCGGAGCCTGGTGTGTGATCGCTGGGGCCTGGACAACTGTGGCGACGGCAGTGATCAGGCTCCCTGGCCCCCAGCGGACTGCAGAG GTCCCAGCGGGGCAGTGAGGACCAACACCTCCGAGCCGCTGACCCTCTCCCCGACTCTCGGCTCTGCAGGCCACCTCCGGAGTGCAGCCAGGAGGAGTCCCCCAGCAGGCCGGGACCCTGCACAGCAGGATGCCGCTCCCGGAG GTCCCCGGTTGCAGGGTGTGGCGCTGGCCTCCTCACTGCTCCTGGCCTCTGCCGGCCTCTTCATGGGCCTCCTCTGGTGCTGGGGCTCCCTGAGCTGGCTGGCCTGGCGGGCTGGTGCCCGTGGCCCCTGTCCCAGCTGCACCATCTGTTACATGTGTCCTGGTCAGGTGGCCCCCGGGGGGCTGCAGCTGGGTGGGCCGACCTTCCAGGGCCAGGCGGGCCACCCCTAG